One part of the Sorangiineae bacterium MSr11954 genome encodes these proteins:
- the hemC gene encoding hydroxymethylbilane synthase yields the protein MRLVYATRKSLLALAQCRAVIARLRAIHPHVEWVEEQVVTSGDKIQDRPLADIGGKGLFVKEIEERLLDGRAQIAVHSIKDVPGVIPEGLAIVCVPAREDPRDALVAPRHASLAALPPGATVGTSSLRRLVALKNARPDLNVVPMRGNVDTRLRKVDAGEVDAIVLANAGLIRLGLGARVTELLAPEVSLPAVGQGALGIEAHEGDEATRALLAPLHDPVTGICVATERGVMIAVEGDCRTPIAAHAIRTAEGALHLRAFIANPDGTHCRTTERTIPWPSSESEAAGVGRDVGHHLLAQIS from the coding sequence ATGCGCCTGGTCTACGCCACTCGAAAATCGCTCCTCGCCCTCGCCCAATGCCGCGCCGTGATCGCGCGCTTGCGGGCGATCCATCCGCACGTCGAGTGGGTCGAAGAACAGGTCGTCACCAGCGGCGACAAGATCCAAGATCGCCCGCTCGCGGACATCGGGGGCAAAGGGCTCTTCGTAAAAGAAATCGAAGAGCGCCTGCTCGATGGCCGCGCGCAAATCGCGGTGCACTCCATCAAAGACGTGCCGGGCGTCATCCCCGAGGGCCTGGCCATCGTCTGCGTCCCTGCACGCGAAGACCCCCGCGACGCGCTGGTGGCCCCGCGCCATGCTTCGCTCGCCGCGCTCCCCCCCGGGGCCACGGTCGGCACCAGCAGCCTGCGCCGGCTGGTGGCGCTCAAGAACGCGCGCCCCGATTTGAACGTCGTGCCCATGCGCGGCAATGTCGACACGCGCCTTCGCAAGGTGGACGCGGGCGAGGTCGACGCCATCGTCCTGGCCAACGCCGGCTTGATCCGGCTCGGGCTCGGGGCGCGCGTCACCGAGCTGCTCGCGCCCGAGGTGTCGCTGCCCGCCGTGGGCCAAGGGGCGCTCGGCATCGAAGCGCACGAGGGCGACGAGGCCACGCGCGCCTTGCTCGCACCCTTGCACGATCCGGTCACCGGCATTTGCGTGGCCACCGAGCGGGGGGTGATGATCGCGGTCGAAGGAGACTGCCGTACGCCCATCGCGGCGCACGCGATCCGCACGGCGGAGGGCGCGCTCCATCTGCGAGCGTTCATTGCGAATCCCGATGGGACCCATTGTCGTACGACTGAACGGACGATTCCGTGGCCTTCGTCGGAGTCGGAGGCCGCGGGGGTGGGTCGCGACGTCGGTCACCATCTACTTG